CTTTTGACATGTTGCCGGCCGAACAAAAGGCCATCCTTACCAAGCACGGTTGGACCGACCTGATGCCGGTTCAACGCAAGACCATGCCCTATATGCTTGCAGCTCGCGATATGCTGGTGCAGTCCAAGACAGGTTCCGGCAAGACCGGCGCATACGTTCTTCCCCTTTTGCAGGTTATCGTTCGCGACCATCTGTTCCCCCAGGCATTGATTTTGGTGCCGACCCGCGAATTGGCCATCCAGGTACAGGACGAAGTGCAGAAACTTTCCGAAGGTACAGGCATCAAGTCCGTTGCAATTTTCGGCGGCGTTTCCTATGAACCTCAGCTGAAGGCTCTCAAGGAAGGCGTCCATATTATCGTTGCTACCCCGGGTCGTTTGATGGACCACGTAAGCCGCGGTAACGTAGATTTTCTGGACATTCGCGACCTCGTCCTGGACGAAGCCGACGAAATGCTCTCCATGGGTTTCTATCCTGACATGCAGAAGATCCGCAAGTATCTTCCCAAGCAGATTGCCTGCACCATGTTCAGCGCCACCATTCCTCAGACAGTGAAGGCCCTCGCCCGCGAATTTCAGCGTCCGTCCGCAGAATTCCTTTCCCTGTCCTACGACAAGGTGATTGCAAACAACCTGGAACACCGCTGGTACTCCTGCGACGTGATGGACAAGGATTCCATGACCATCAAGGTGCTGGAATACGAAAATCCCGAAAGTTGCATGATTTTCTGCAACAAGAAGTGCGACGTGAGCTATCTTGAACAGGTTTTGTCCGGCTATGGTTTTAACGTTGGCGCCCTTTCTGGCGACGTTTCCCAGAACCTTCGTGAAAAGACTCTTAATGCATTCCGCGACAAGAAGCTCCGTATCCTGATTTGTACAGACGTTGCCGCCCGCGGTATCGATGTGGACCACGTTACCCACGTTATCGTCTACGATCATCCGGATGACCACGAAGTCTACGTCCACCGTAGTGGACGTACGGCCCGTGCAGGCCGTAGCGGCGTCTGCATTTCCCTCATCACTCCGGTGGAGGAAATCGAAATCAAGAAGACCGCCGCAGACTTCGGCATCAACTTCATCAAGCAGGAACCTCTCACCAACGAAGCAATCGCCCAGAAGGTTGCTGAACGCACCAAGAAGCAGTTG
The Fibrobacter sp. genome window above contains:
- a CDS encoding DEAD/DEAH box helicase, translated to MSENQEVVKEEKVNPFLTPINIIEPENKLPDYTFDMLPAEQKAILTKHGWTDLMPVQRKTMPYMLAARDMLVQSKTGSGKTGAYVLPLLQVIVRDHLFPQALILVPTRELAIQVQDEVQKLSEGTGIKSVAIFGGVSYEPQLKALKEGVHIIVATPGRLMDHVSRGNVDFLDIRDLVLDEADEMLSMGFYPDMQKIRKYLPKQIACTMFSATIPQTVKALAREFQRPSAEFLSLSYDKVIANNLEHRWYSCDVMDKDSMTIKVLEYENPESCMIFCNKKCDVSYLEQVLSGYGFNVGALSGDVSQNLREKTLNAFRDKKLRILICTDVAARGIDVDHVTHVIVYDHPDDHEVYVHRSGRTARAGRSGVCISLITPVEEIEIKKTAADFGINFIKQEPLTNEAIAQKVAERTKKQLQEVSKHFGGQKAKERISHFIPLAKELANGSQDDQMLLAYLLDRYVWKK